One genomic region from Equus asinus isolate D_3611 breed Donkey chromosome 8, EquAss-T2T_v2, whole genome shotgun sequence encodes:
- the UNG gene encoding uracil-DNA glycosylase encodes MIGQKTLYSFFSTNPTRRRPARSPEPADPGTGVAAVAEESGDATASPAKKARAGQEDPGTPPSSPLSPEQLDRIQRNKAAALLRLAARNVPVGFGESWKKHLSGEFGKPYFIKLMGFVAEERRHHTVYPPPHQVFTWTQMCDIRDVKVVILGQDPYHGPNQAHGLCFSVQRPVPPPPSLENIYKELSTDIDGFVHPGHGDLSGWAKQGVLLLNAVLTVRAHQANSHKERGWEEFTDAVVSWLNHNSNGLVFLLWGSYAQKKGIAIDRKRHHVLQTAHPSPFSVNRGFFGCRHFSKTNELLQKSGKEPIDWKEL; translated from the exons ATGATCGGCCAGAAGACGCTCTACTCCTTCTTTTCCACGAACCCCACCAGGAGGCGACCTGCCCGCAGCCCCGAGCCGGCCGACCCGGGGACTGGCGTGGCGGCGGTGGCTGAGGAGAGCGGGGATGCGACG GCCAGCCCCGCCAAGAAGGCCCGAGCCGGGCAGGAGGACCCCGGCACGCCGCCCTCCTCGCCGCTGAGCCCGGAGCAGCTGGACCGCATCCAGAGGAACAAGGCCGCGGCCCTGCTCAGACTCGCGGCGCGCAACGTTCCCGTGGGTTTCGGCGAGAGTTGGAAGAAGCACCTCAGCGGAGAGTTCGGCAAACCGTATTTTATAAAG CTAATGGGGTTTGttgcagaagaaagaagacatCACACTGTTTATCCACCCCCACACCAAGTCTTCACGTGGACCCAAATGTGTGACATAAGAGAT GTGAAGGTCGTCATCCTGGGGCAGGATCCGTATCACGGACCCAATCAAGCtcacgggctctgcttcagtgttcAAAGACCGGTTCCACCTCCCCCTAG CTTGGAAAACATTTATAAGGAGCTGTCCACAGACATAGACGGTTTTGTTCATCCTGGTCATGGAGATTTATCTGGGTGGGCCAAACAAG GTGTTCTCCTACTCAATGCTGTCCTCACAGTCCGGGCGCATCAGGCCAATTCTCacaaggagagaggctgggaggagtTCACCGACGCGGTCGTGTCCTGGCTAAATCACAACTCAAATGGCCTCGTGTTCCTGCTCTGGGGCTCTTATGCTCAGAAGAAGGGCATTGCCATCGacagg AAGCGGCACCACGTGCTGCAGACTGCTCACCCCTCCCCATTCTCCGTGAACAGAGGCTTCTTTGGGTGTAGACATTTCTCTAAGACCAACGAGCTGCTACAGAAGTCTGGCAAGGAGCCCATCGACTGGAAGGAGCTGTGA
- the ALKBH2 gene encoding DNA oxidative demethylase ALKBH2, translating to MDRFLVKSAPRGLLGKRQPAQTGGGPAALGDGEESSRKRPRRETPENGVDLAGPSWQRIRAEGLDCDYTVLFGKAEADEIFQELEKEVEYFTGALARVQVFGKWHNVPRKQATYGDTGLTYTFSGLTLSPKPWIPVLERIRDRVSLVTGKTFNFVLVNRYKDGRDHIGEHRDDERELAPGSPIASVSFGACRDFFFRHKDARGKNPSRRVEAVRLPLAHGSLLMMNPPTNTHWYHSLPVRKKVLAPRVNLTFRKIVPTKK from the exons ATGGACAGATTCCTGGTGAAAAGCGCTCCCCGGGGCCTTTTGGGAAAGAGGCAGCCAGCGCAGACCGGAGGAGGCCCAGCAGCATTGGGAGACGGGGAGGAAAGCAGCAGGAAAAGGCCCAGGAGAGAAACTCCGGAGAATGGAGTGGACTTGGCAGGGCCCAGCTGGCAGCGCATTCGAGCCGAGGGCCTGGACTGCGATTACACAGTCCTGTTTGGCAAAGCCGAAGCAGACGAGATTTTCCAGGAGTTGGAGAAAGAAGTGGAATATTTCACAG GTGCACTGGCCAGGGTGCAGGTGTTTGGGAAGTGGCACAACGTGCCAAGGAAGCAGGCGACGTACGGCGACACTGGGCTGACCTACACCTTTTCGGGCCTCACTCTGTCCCCGAAGCCCTGGATCCCAGTGCTGGAGCGCATCCGGGATCGTGTTTCTTTGGTGACCGGAAAGACCTTCAACTTTGTGCTCGTCAACAG GTATAAAGATGGCCGAGACCACATTGGCGAGCACCGAGATGACGAGAGAGAGCTGGCTCCTGGGAGCCCTATCGCCTCCGTGTCCTTTGGGGCCTGCAGAGACTTCTTCTTTCGGCACAAGGATGCTCGAGGGAAAAACCCTTCCCGGCGGGTGGAGGCAGTCAGGCTTCCGCTGGCCCACGGGAGCTTACTTATGATGAACCCCCCCACCAACACTCACTGGTACCACAGCCTCCCCGTCCGGAAGAAGGTTCTGGCTCCACGGGTCAATCTGACATTTCGTAAAATTGTGCCGACTAAAAAGTAA